ctttattcctttataattaagatcgtttatatgttttttatattttgaaatttgttgaggatctttttcaacaggaaatttataagctaaatgacaccatctaaaacattcgttatcatcattctttatatttatcaatcctttcattgaattttgtaatggtttcggtaattctaaataacttgaagcggccagcggtgtatatttatatctatttgtataatgagcatcaactgactctattctccaaccacttccttctgaaatccagttaccaattctatttattatttcatcaaaggcttgatgtaaagtgttttttttattttgtttgtgttaataatttctaaagcctttgattgaaaataagctgatttatatattgcatCAGTTTtacccatttttacaaaagttatttttaaaacaacgtttatttttgtaccttttaaagctttaagctCGGATTTAAGAATACCAaatgagtcgtttatagttaaatataattgattctttggatcttgcctatattcaattttaatttcacatttcttataatattgttttatggATCTCTCGGTttacatctatatattatatttagaaaataaatcttcaagcaaaaaaaggattaaaaaaataataaaataaataaagtttaagaagaaataaaatatttaaatttatatctttttccatttgtttttgatattccacattttactcggtttgtcccttcacaagcatttttattaacccagcattaatactaaattctttggatgctttgtaagtgcttttatttgttttttcttcattagtatcacaatcggttacaataactttttttggattgtttcgataattatttggtctggggcaatcatataacctttcagtattttcttcttcagttaatagacaaccacattcccattcaaataaattcctttctaatagataaggatctataacattttgtaatttatcaatgacatgtttttttatattcatcgctaactatttgattaatttttgatttaataacatttcttcttttaagaacatttttatatgaatttttgtctggattcattatttctcctaaagtgctagataattttggcataatcattctttctacttttctattaaccatctatatataatatacgtatagaaaaaaatctttaaaaaacacatctaaagaacatttaaaaaatgggtaatattatctatatcttttgaataagattttaaagttatttttctaaATTGGTATCAACTGttaaattttaataccttctcgagacattctgtttaatcattcttcgtgtaatttgtgtagtttttctaaataatctaaaccaactttgttttcttcagttctgtttcttttttgaagtctttgaaaacatattttaggatcggttttaacataaataaaagcatcaattgggtttttacatgtattttaataacatgatcaattaagaaaagattgtatactgcccactcggggtcatttataacaccgctgtcgtgatattgttttgtaaaaacgttgttgtttgttaaataacatcgttcaagaaaagaaacaccatcaaattttttagcagaatttaacttttttatgtgactgtttaaaattgctaattgaaaaggaaatgaatattttagaggttcttgagcagcaaattcaaaaaggttatatgaatttccgcttgggttcATAACATTTttccattcatgaattggttctggaattatattaaaattaggattatattctttaataatacctaaaaacgtactttttcctgatgcaatattaccttcaactgatataatttttctcatttatataaaatgcttataaaaaaaaatctttaattaaagttaaagttaatttaactcttcttcttttttactttatatccgttaagtttaaattctttcatatatctttcaaagggcaatccgtgcttttgttattatttgttttattttgtggtgatgtaattttaaaatagctttcttgtcgttaagttttagtctattaataaatatggtaattactgatggaacaacaccaacagctgctacaaatataggaatagctggaacaagtgcaaatgcagctgaacaactaaagatatttgttgtaatatataacccagtacttactctcccacaaaatttataactttttctgtaagcagcagctagtttagttaggtgaataacTAATtaatctattgtttctattccattattagaaattaaatttttattactcatttatataacatattctcaatttaaatttcttccaattcactaaacggaacccaacttttaaatttttcattgcaacctttccattttactaaagcttgttttttcttatagtctcgtctaataactttttctattctaaaaccttcttgtgtagtaggtaaaagttcttgtttgtaaaatgaaccttgaactatttcattatttaaatctttaatagagtatgttattggatttgtattattaattttataaattataaatattccaaaaatattccagtttggtgtatatcctttttaagtttgcttaaacgaactcgatcaccaattttaaattttgctttgctctttggtacctttaaattaccatataagttaaagtaaacagtacctttatttaagtttttactggcttcggtttgtgtcatttttatactagaatgttttgttttgttatatttatcaaccatttcctgtaaattatctaaataagtataagtattatttgctgtaaaatatttccacattattctttttaaacttctattaaatctttcgattactacagccttaccatcattaaatgtatggtacatgttaattttatatttattcaaaaatgattcaaactttttaatataaaattcttttccttcatccacccataaatttactggtaatcgtccttctaaaatcattttttcatatgcttcagtaacagattttccggttttattctttagtGGAATAATCCAAGCATATTTACTggatatatcaataacggttaacaagtactttacacctttattatattttgaaaaggcttgcatatcaactaaatcagcagaccaagtttAATCAATGTCATGAAAAATCACTCTTCGtttaggaaatttttttttaattggtttggGGAAATTTCTTTGCTAATTCATAACCCCAAATTTAATTTGGGGGAAAGAGTATCCCCCccttttcccccccttttttttgactttcgtttttgtccgggggaaccaagtctgtatttcttttttaatttataggtttcccaattaaatttttttccctttttttcccccaaaatttgtttttgatttagtgttttttttgGGTCGGAAAGCTTTTgttacgcattttttttttacttattttgaaCTATAACAGTTGTCGGGTTTCTAAAAGGCTGCATCTAGTTCATTTATGGGTTGTCCATTATCTAAAGCTTTTCCCGGTCCACAATAGCGGAACCCCGGCCTGGAAAAAATTTAGACCTTTCTTGGGTAAAAAAGGAAACAttccctttttttaaatacaattgcacctccaaaaggtttaaaaaattgtgtttttaaaattaccGCAGGATGCACATTGGCTTTAACTAAGTCtgccattttttgttgtaacatattgaggatttatactatcagtaaatttcctttcttttacacaatatatttgtttttggttcatttatattatatgtatttaaaattattaaaaaaaaacccacttttaccaaaaaaaacaaaagaaaaaaacctccTGGTCCTGGAATCGAACCCCTGGCCGCGGCGGTAATAAAAACTATTTCGTTCCATCTAACCGATTGAGCTATGAACTAGCGAAGCGTTTCAAGTATAATTAATCAAATacttggaatattaaagataaattaatatTATGAAGTTGTGAAAGTTGTCCGACTGAAGTACGAATCTGTGTGGCTCGTAGCTTTGATCATGTTACAAAGAGAGAGTTTACCGCGCGAAGTGACAATCAATACTAGCTGTCAATCATTTCTCACTAGAGAGAAACCAATATCATTATTACCAGCGTAAGTCCATTGGTCAAAGAGACAAAACTCTACATGGTTTAGCTTATATAGTAACCAAAAACAAGAGCGTTAATTCTCACTGGTGAGAAATCGATAACCGCCTGCGGCGTGGAACATTTCTCATTAGTGAAATTTTTCGTACTAAAAGAGATATTCCCAGGTATATTTGCTTGTCCAAATTTTTAATGCTTTCAACACATTTGTCTTCAGTTAAAGTAAACTTCAGGTGAACCTTTATTTCCGTTGTATATCCAACAATACGagcttatttgtttatttacgtcCAGACATTTGTAAAGAATAATCTAGCATATCGATTGTCACTTCGCGCGGTAAACTCTCTCTTTGTCTGGGCCAATATTTACTACGCTTTATGAATGAATAAGCGTAGTAAAATTCTAATGCGTTGTGTTTACCAATAAGGACACttctattgaaaattgtttcttagtgttttaaatgaaatatattttatataaaatatatgtttttcaatgGGTACAAATACGCCGAGTTAGTATTTTGAGATAGAAACTCTGTTTCTCTTAAAGACTGgctggttttggattttttaaatttgaattggccggtgttgaattttttaaaagaggggGAAGGGATCAGGTGGGTCAGATTGgcttaaaacaaacaattactatactacttaCTATGTATATTTCATTCTGGTTTCCGAAATTAAAAGGACAATATAGTATGATGATTAGTTATCATTTGTTTGgaaaacaatttgaatttgttaaaatatattctaatgatatgaaattgaaatatgtattccaacattttttctgtaacaaaaattagttaattatgcaaatttaaaGCAGGTATGTCGTTGGTCTTCGAGGCCTTATAAAACGTACATCTGATTTTAGTATATAACGATATAGTTGGCACCCGTACATTGCATACACTGATGGTCTTGCTATTTATCagtgaatatttgtctttatatattaaaaagagCTTATTGCATAAGAAAAAAGGCCTCGTTATTTTTGTAGGTATTTTCACTTTGAATGGACACGAATGCAGATGGAATCTTTGTGGTCAAAACCTTTTACGGATGAATGTAAActcttaataaaaacattttgcatcATTGTATTTCTTTTCGTTTCCGGCTTTCAAGGCAGTAGCTTATCATTATCACGAAATCtacccattttaacattttattacattggGTAATTACTATAATAGGCGTACCTCGAGAGCATAAATTTCCTGTCTCAGCAAAGCCGTCTTTACATTTACAGATTCGTTTTAGTGGGTTTGTTGTATTTGCACACACACTATTATCTACCTTTCCGTATTCTTTCTTCTCAGCCGCAGTGCATGTCGAATCGTTTGTACAAGGACTTTGGAGCACTGGAAATGTTGTTTATAGTACTATGCATAATTCTAACTGTCAATCTGGTTTCCGAAGTTAAAAGGACAATATAGCATGATGATTAGTTATCTTTTGTTTGgaaaacaatttgaatttgttaaaatattttcgaatgatatgaaattaaaatatatattccaacattttttctgtaacaaaaattagttaattatgcaaatttaaaGCAGGTATGTCGTTGGTCTTCGAGGCCTTATAAAACGTACATCTGATTTTAGTATATAACGATATAGTTGGCTCCCGTACATTGCATACACTGATGGTGCTGCTATTTATCagtgaatatttgtctttatatattaaaaagagCTTATTGCATAAGAAAAAAAGCCTCGTTATTTTTGTAGGTATTTTCACTTTGAACGGACACGAATGCAGATGGAGTCTTTGTGGTCAAAACCTTTTACGGATGAATGTAAACTCGTAATAAAAACATCTTGCATCATTGTATTTCCTTTCGTTTCCCCCTTTCAAGGCAGTAGCTTATCATTATCACGAAATCTACTCATGTAACAACTTAGATCTTTCAaactaaaaacaatttattacGTTGGGTAATAACAATAATAGGCATACATCGAGAGCATAAATTTCCTGTCTCAGCAAAGCCGTCTTTACATTTACACTTTCGTTTTAGTGGGTCTGTTGCATTTCCACACACACTATTTTCTACTTTCCCGTATTCTTTCTTCTCAGCCGCAGTGCATGTCGAATCGTTTGTACAAGGACTTTGGAGCACTGCAATTGTAGTTTATAGCCATAcgtaattttcagattttcattCTGGTTttcgaaattgaaaaaaaaaactgcgtgATGATTGATTATGTGTTCTTTGAAAAACAATTTGAATTTTGCTTATATATCTTTTGAAAGgttgtttagtatatttataatgatatgaaatgaaaatatatatttcaactttTCATTCTTTCTCTAACAAAAGTAATGATATACCTGCGTAATGATGCAAATTTAAAACAGGTATGTCGTTCGTCTCTGAGGGCTTACAAAACGTACATATAATTGACATATAAGGATATTGTTGTAATCGTACATTGCATACACTGATGGTCTTGCCGTTTATTagtgaatatttgtctttatatgAGCGTGCTTATTGCCTAAGACATAAGGCCttcttttttaagtattttcctcATCTTTGTTCATTTCGAATGGATACGAATGCAGACAGAATCTTGTGAATGTGGTCCAAAACATTTAATGGATGAATGTATACtcgtaataaaaacattttgcatcATTGTGTGTCTTTTCGTGTCCGGCTTTCAAGGCAGTAGCTTATCATTATCACGAAATCAACCCACGTAGCAACTTAGATCTTTCAAactaataacattttattacattggGTAATTACAATAATAGGCGTACCTCGAGAGCATAGATTTCCTGTCTCAGCAAAGCCGTCTTTACATTTACAGATTCGTTTTAGTGGGTTTGTTGTATTTGCACACACACTATTTTCTACCTTTCCGTATTCTTTCTTCTCAGCCGCAGTGCATGTCGAATCGTTTGTACAAGGACTTTGGAGCACTGGAATTGAGGTTTATAGCCATACGTAACTTTCAGATTTTCATTCTGGTTTtcgaaattaaaatgaaaaaactgCGTGATGATTAGTTATTTGTTCTTTGAAAACAATTTGATTTTGctgaaatatcttttgaaaaattgtttaaaatatttacaatgatatgaaatgaaaatatatatttcaactttTCATTCTTTCTCTTACAAAAGTAATGATATACCTGCGTAATGATGcaaatttaaaacaggtatttcgTTGGTCTTTGGGGGCTTATAAAACGTACATTTAATTAACATATAAGGAATTGTTGGCATCGTACATTGCATACACTGATGGTCTTGCTGTTTATTAGTGGAAACTTGTCTTTATATAAGTGTACTTATTGCCTAAGACATAAGGCCTTcttgttttaagtattttcctGATCTTTGTTCATTTCGAATGGGCACGAATGCAGACGAATATACTCGTAATAAGAACATCTTGCATCATTGTATGTCTTTTCGTTTCCGGCTTTCAAGGCAGTAGCTTATCTTTATCATGAAGACAACCCACATAACAACTTAGATCTTTCAAACTAATAGCTTATCTTTATCATGAAGACAACCCACGTAACAACTTAGATCTTTCAAactaataacattttattacattggGTAATTACAATAATAGGCGTACCTCGAGAGCATAAATTTCCTGTCTCAGCAAAGCCGTCTTTACATTTACAGATTCGTTTTAGTGGGTTTGTTGTATTTGCACACACACTATTATCTACCTTTCCGTATTCTTTCTTCTCAGCCGCAGTGCATGTCGAATCGTTTGTACAAGGACTTTGGAGCACTGAAAATGTTGTTTATAGTACTATGTATATTTCATTCTTGTTTCAGAAATTAAAAGGACAATATAGTTTGATGATTAGTTATCATTTGTTTGgaaaacaatttgaatttgttaaaatattttctaatgatatgaaattgaaatatgttttccaacattttttctgtaacaaaaattagttaattatgcaaatttaaaGCAGGTATGTCGTTGGTCTTCGAGGCCTTATAAAACGTATTTCTGATTTTAGTATATAACGATATAGTTGGCACCCGTACATTGCATACACTGATGGTCTTTCTATTTATCagtgaatatttgtctttatatattaaaatagCTTATTGCATaagaaacaagagtgcaagaatgtcacaatatacgcccgtcacagcaaatttctttactctagcacctgtatttgcaaatggaattttaattttgtagttgtttagtaataactaagtgttttgtttttctaagtccacaaaaaaactccttaccaggtagagataccttaaaatacacctaaaattggaaagtaacatctatgttgtaccacagaaaagtggtcttggtttttccctacggtcaattataaaaaagttacaatataagttatttatagtaacaactaagggaagttaatcttaaaaaaaaaaaaaaaaaatcaaaaaaaaaattgtaagtccacacaaaaatctttaccaggtagagactggtcaaaatacacctcaaaattggatgtagcatgcatgttgtactacagaaaagtggtctcgatttttccctacgactagtaatgaaaagttacaatataagctatttatagtaacaacaaagggaagtaattctaaagaagggaactgcgcatgacacttcgtctcatgatggtgtatagttgtgtcaagttacatcaaaatccctctatgcatgaagaagaaatgcttcggacaaagtcattcttgtatctgacctttggcctctaagtgtgaccttgaccttagacctagggacctggttcttgcgcatgacactacgtcttgtggtggtgaacatttgtgccaagttatatcaaaatccctctatgcatgaagaagaaatgctccggacaaggttttcattcttgtatcctttgacctctaagtgtgaccttgaccttagacctagagacctggttcttgcgcatgacactccgcctcatggtggtgaacatttgtgccaagttatatcaaaatccctctatgcatgaagaagaaatgctccggacaaagttttcattcttgtatcctttgacctctaagtgtgaccttgaccttagacctagagacctggttcttgcgcatgacactccgcctcatggtggtgaacatttgtgccaagttatatcaaaatccctctatgcatgaagaagatatgctccggacaaagtcattcttgaatttgacctttgacctccaagtgtgaccttgaccttagacctagggacctggttcttgcgcatgacactccgtctcatgatggtgaacaactgtgccaagtttcatcaaaatcccttcatgcatgtagaagatatgctccggacaaggtctgtggacgccgcccgcccgcccgcccgccaggggcgttcccataatacgtcccgtttttcaaacgggcgtataaaaaggcctcgttatttttgtagttattttcactttgaaTGGACACATTTTCACTTTGAATGGACACGAATGCAGACGGAATCTTTGTGCTCAAAACCTTTTACGGATGAATGTAAACtcgtaacaaaaatattttccatcATTGTATTTCTTTTCGTTTCCGGCTTTCAAGGCAGTAGCTTATCATTATCACGAAATCTACCCATGTAACAACTTAGATCTTTCAaactaaaaacaatttattacGTTGGGTAATAACAATAATAGGCATACCTCGAGAGCATAAATTTCCTGTCTCAGCAAAGCCGTCTTTACATTTACAGATTCGTTTTAGTGGGTCTGTTGCATTTGCACACACACTATTTTCTACTTTCCCGTATTCTTTCTTCTCAGCCGCAGTACATGTCGAATCGTTTGTACAAGGACTTTGGAGCACTGCAATTGTAGTTTATAGCCATAcgtaattttcagattttcattCTGGTTTtcgaaattgaaataaaaaaaactgcgtGATGATTGGTTATGTGTTCTTGgaaaaacagttttaattttgcttatatatcttttgaaagggtgtttagtatatttataatgatatgaaatgaaaatatatatttcaactttTCATTCTTTCTCTAACAAAAGTAATGATATACCTGCGTAATGATGcaaatttaaaacatgtatgtCGTTCGTCTCTGAGGGCTTACAAAACGTACATATAATTGACATATAAggatattgttgtcatcgtacTTTGCATACACTGATGATCTTGCCGTTTATTagtgaatatttgtctttatatgAGCGTGCTTATTGCCTAAGACATAAGGCCttcttttttaagtattttcctcATCTTTGTTCATTTCGAATGGGCAAGAATGCAGACGGAATCTTTGTGGTCCAAAACATTTAATGGATGAATGTATACTCGTAATAAAAACATCTTGCATCATTGTGTGTCTTTTCGTGTCCGGCTTTCAAGGCAGTAGCTTATCATTATCACGAAATCAACCCACGTAGCAACTAAGATCTTTCAAactaataacattttattacattggGTAATTACAATAATAGGCGTACCTCGAGAGCATGAATTTCCTGTCTCAGCAAAGCCGTCTTTACATTTACAGATTCGTTTTAGTGGGTTTGTTGTATTTGCACACACACTATTATCTACCTTTCCGTATTCTTTCTTCTCAGCTGCAGTGCATGTCGAGTCGTTTGTACAAGGACTTTGGAGCACTGGAAATGTTGTTTATAGTACTATGCATAATTCTAACTGTCATTCTGGTTTCCGAAGTTAAAAGGACAATATAGCATGATGAttagttttcttttgtttggaaaacaatttgaatttgttaaaatattttctaatgatatgaaattaaaatatatattccaacattttttctgtaacaaaaattagttaattatgcaaatttaaaGCAGGTATGTCGTTGGTCTTCGAGGCCTTATAAAACGTACATCTGATTTTAGTATATAACGATATAGTTGGCACCCGTACATTGCATACACTGATGGTCTTTCTATTTATCagtgaatatttgtctttatatattaaaatagCTTATTGCATAAGAAAAAAGGCCTAGTTATTTTTGtagttattttcactttgaaTGGACACATTTTCACTTTGAATGGACACGAATGCATACGGAATCTTTGTGGTCAAAACCTTTTACGGATGAATGTAAACtcgtaataaaaacattttgcatcATTGTATTTCTTTTCGTTTCCGGCTTTCAAGGCAGTAGCTTATCATTATCACGAAATCTACCCATGTAACAACTTAGATCTTTCAaactaaaaacaatttattacGTTGGGTAATAACAATAATAGGCATACCTCGAGAGCATAAATTTCCTGTCTCAGCAAAGCCGTCTTTACATTTACACTTTCGTTTTTGTGGGTCTGTTGCATTTGCACACACACTATTTTCTACTTTCCCGTATTCTTTCTTCTCAGCCGCAGTACATGTCGAATCGTTTGTACAAGGACTTTGGAGCACTGCAATTGTAGTTTATAGCCATAcgtaattttcagattttcattCTGGTTTtcgaaattgaaataaaaaaaaactgcgtGATGATTGGTTATGTGTTCTTGGAAAAACAATTTGAATTTTGCTTATATATCTTTTGAAAGGGTGTTTAGTatatttataatgatatgaaatgaaaatatataattcaacTTTTCATTCTTTCTCTAACAAAAGTAATGATATACCTGCGTAATGATGCAAATTTAAAACAGGTATGTCGTTCGTCTCTGAGGGCTTACAAAACGTACATTTAATTGACATATAAggatattgttgtcatcgtacTTTGCATACACTGATGGTCTTGCCGTTTATTagtgaatatttgtctttatatgAGCGTGCTTATTGCCTAAGGCATAAGGCCttcttttttaagtattttcctcATCTTTGTTCATTTCGAATGGGCACGAATGCAGACGGAATCTTTGTGGTCCAAAACATTTAATGGATGAATGTATACTCGTAATAAAAACATCTTGCATCATTGTGTGTCTTTTCGTGTCCGGCTTTCAAGGCAGTAGCTTATCATTATCACGAAATCAACCCACGTAGCATCTAAGATCTTTCAAactaataacattttattacattggGTGATTACAATAATAGGCGTACCTCGAGAGCATGAATTTCCTGTCTCAGCAAAGCCGTCTTTACATTTACAGATTCGTTTTAGTGGGTTTGTTGTATTTGCACACACACTATTATCTACCTTTCCGTATTCTTTCTTCTCAGCTGCAGTGCATGTCGAATCGTTTGTACAAGGACTTTGGAGCACTGGAAATGTTGTTTATAGTACTATGCATAATTCTAACTGTCATTC
This DNA window, taken from Mercenaria mercenaria strain notata chromosome 19, MADL_Memer_1, whole genome shotgun sequence, encodes the following:
- the LOC128551026 gene encoding prestalk protein-like — encoded protein: MMLHSSCTDDSTCSGDGIEHGKVENSYCDKTTNASNGVCKCKDGFAEKENKCYAVLQSPCTNDSTCTAAEKKEYGKVDNSVCANTTNPLKRICKCKDGFAETGNLCSRVLQSPCTNDSTCTAAEKKEYGKVENSVCANTTNPLKRICKCKDGFAETGNLCSRVLQSPCTNDSTCTAAEKKEYGKVENSVCANATDPQKRKCKCKDGFAETGNLCSRVLQSPCTNDSTCTAAEKKEYGKVDNSVCANTTNPLKRICKCKDGFAETGNSCSRVLQSPCTNDSTCTAAEKKEYGKVENSVCANATDPQKRKCKCKDGFAETGNLCSRVLQSPCTNDSTCTAAEKKEYGKVDNSVCANTTNPLKRICKCKDGFAETGNSCSRVLQSPCTNDSTCTAAEKKEYGKVENSVCANATDPLKRICKCKDGFAETGNLCSRVLQSPCTNDSTCTAAEKKEYGKVDNSVCANTTNPLKRICKCKDGFAETGNLCSRVLQSPCTNDSTCTAAEKKEYGKVENSVCANTTNPLKRICKCKDGFAETGNLCSRVLQSPCTNDSTCTAAEKKEYGKVENSVCGNATDPLKRKCKCKDGFAETGNLCSRLLQSPCTNDSTCTAAEKKEYGKVDNSVCANTTNPLKRICKCKDGFAETGNLCSRGLSRNGTWCVTTVTTTKDYQMPPS